One region of Serinus canaria isolate serCan28SL12 chromosome 25, serCan2020, whole genome shotgun sequence genomic DNA includes:
- the LOC108963780 gene encoding uncharacterized protein LOC108963780 isoform X1, translated as MEPRELLEALVDVVATLGELAATIAGPDRDVRLGMFPGSLHKALDPFISDLQDTLGHHGHTSLGQALAAFRANLGATWAHVTAAASAWQGSVAKLEDSWAQLAKKATELHNACRDTATREATTAATANTRARDLQGTATRWEPSLHNLVAEVWQLPLALDKKEAASLVAVHAARMAAANNEVEAATKAKEEDIVATSEAGAATRRGQKAEAALGLLQRLVATCDTAMVYTWELQCQLRHIEATLKGTNQASPDVPEALVAAVANAELLWEASARLATRHLVGTLEDTRLLVSSHPGDTGGPSGHAVAEQCQKAIEDIPMLLWGQ; from the exons ATGGAGCCCCGTGAG ctgctggaagcGCTGGTGGACGTGGTGGCCACCCTGGGTGAGCTGGCAGCCACCATCGCTGGGCCGGATAGGGACGTGAGGCTGGGCATGTTCCCAGGATCCCTGCACAAGGCCCTGGACCCCTTCATCAGTGACCTCCAGGACACCCTGGGCCACCACGGTCACACCTCCCTGGGCCAGGCCCTGGCTGCCTTTAGGGCCAACCTGGGGGCCACCTGGGCCCATGTgacagctgcagccagtgcctgGCAGGGCTCGGTGGCCAAGCTTGAGGACAGCTGGGCCCAGCTGGCCAAAAAGGCCACCGAGCTCCACAACGCCTGCAGGGACACGGCCACCAGGGAGGCCACCACTGCGGCCACCGCCAACACCCGGGCCAGGGACCTGCAGGGCACGGCCACCCGCTGGGAGCCATCTCTGCACAACCTGGTGGCTGAGGTCTGGCAGCTGCCGCTGGCCCTGGACAAAAAGGAGGCGGCCTCACTGGTGGCCGTGCATGCGGCCCGGATGGCAGCAGCCAACAATGAGGTGGAAGCAGCCACCAAGGCCAAGGAAGAGGACATAGTGGCCACCAGcgaggcaggagcagccaccaggaggggacagaaggcagaagcagccctggggcttCTGCAGCGCTTGGTGGCCACGTGTGACACAGCCATGGTGTacacctgggagctgcagtgccagctcaggcACATCGAGGCCACCCTGAAGGGGACAAATCAGGCATCCCCTGATGTCCCCGAGGCCTTGGTGGCTGCGGTGGCCAATGCCGAGCTGCTGTGGGAGGCCAGTGCCCGCCTGGCCACACGTCACCTAGTGGGGACACTTGAGGACACCCGCTTGCTTGTCTCAAGTCACCCTGGTGACACTGGTGGCCCCAGTGGCCATGCGGTGGCTGAGCAGTGCCAAAAAGCCATCGAGGACATCCCaatgctgctgtggggacagtga